A window of the Bdellovibrio sp. ZAP7 genome harbors these coding sequences:
- a CDS encoding alpha/beta hydrolase family protein, whose translation MKCLILVTSIFLFSSFGFANSEKCQPFDEKILNQRIFITRCFSNSFYSQSLKKKVEYNVIVPPGYSPDGGSSYPYAIFLHGRGGDKDSLIYTGGLESYDKVVREGGRPFLIFAPNGQSHYWMNGAISKVKTADMVTKDLIKHIEKKYPVVKNEPCDRALFGISMGGNGALQLGLSNPKLVCTVYSMSPVFRTPAEIWTPNSNSSQPKEDYYSYGVGKDFEERSARHICEKLKKPGSDRCLPFKNFRLEIGSKDPFLNDTPDTRKFIEELKKAHPEFEIGIKDCGTDNSHATSYWSCRMPHVMKWLSEQFK comes from the coding sequence ATGAAATGTCTAATTCTTGTTACTTCAATTTTTCTGTTTTCATCTTTTGGATTCGCCAACTCGGAAAAATGTCAGCCATTCGATGAAAAGATTTTGAACCAACGGATATTTATCACGCGTTGTTTTTCGAACAGTTTTTATTCACAAAGTTTAAAAAAGAAAGTCGAATACAACGTTATTGTGCCTCCAGGATACTCGCCGGATGGGGGGTCGTCGTACCCTTATGCGATCTTTTTGCATGGCAGGGGTGGTGACAAAGATTCACTAATCTATACGGGTGGACTTGAATCCTATGACAAAGTCGTACGTGAGGGCGGCAGACCCTTTTTGATCTTTGCTCCCAATGGACAGAGTCACTATTGGATGAATGGTGCAATTTCTAAAGTGAAGACGGCCGACATGGTGACTAAGGATCTGATTAAGCACATAGAGAAAAAGTATCCTGTCGTTAAGAATGAACCTTGTGATCGCGCTTTGTTTGGAATTTCCATGGGTGGCAACGGGGCTTTGCAGTTGGGGCTAAGCAACCCCAAGCTGGTGTGCACAGTTTATTCAATGAGCCCCGTATTTCGAACGCCAGCAGAGATTTGGACTCCCAATAGCAACAGCTCGCAACCCAAAGAAGACTATTATTCCTATGGTGTGGGAAAAGACTTTGAAGAGCGCAGTGCCCGTCATATTTGTGAGAAATTAAAAAAACCCGGCAGCGACCGTTGTTTGCCGTTTAAAAACTTCCGTCTGGAGATTGGTTCAAAAGATCCATTTCTGAATGACACTCCGGATACTAGGAAGTTCATCGAAGAGCTTAAGAAAGCTCATCCAGAGTTTGAAATTGGTATTAAGGATTGCGGTACAGACAACTCACATGCGACATCATATTGGAGTTGCCGTATGCCGCATGTGATGAAGTGGCTTTCAGAACAGTTTAAGTAA
- a CDS encoding penicillin-binding protein 1A gives MLKKIILAFVALCVLGVVGAVLAYQSVKASLPQIITVQDYKPQLVSQVYDRNGKKIGEFLNQKRTLVTYDKIPKDLVHAFLAAEDDQFFQHKGINPQAIFRAALANLRAGRSVQGGSTITQQVAKTLMLTSEKTLTRKLRDIMLAMEMEKNLKKEDILFLYLNQIYFGEGAYGVEQAAQTYYRKPVSKLTLPEMAILAGLPQAPSAYSPVRNPLRAKERQTYVLRRMAEVGFITKEQSDKAIKEPVKVFVRENYEEYAPFYLETVRQMLVAQIGADMVLNKGLRIYTSLDLQKQLAAQESVMAGLKSLDKRQGFRGPIKNLSSEDDIEKFLTDERKKLIGESTPERTILPDGKFADLVPKVDEKAAKEHPLLPSYIKLKDSVQGVVQAVDDAAGLVYVKIADTQGLIDFDSMTWARKPDSDKRYDLSTIKKPSDALKKGDVILVKVTADKFSPSKNVTPKKGAAEVKLPDFNKYVDLELDQEPLVEGALLSFDQDSQDVLAMVGGTSFAKSEFNRAIQAPRQTGSSFKSIVYASALDKGYNPATPIMDAPLVFEGSAGDEEGQGDAKESKAWKPANHSKSFGGDIIVRNALSQSLNIPAVKVIEDVGVPWAIEYSHRLGLFSPLNPDFTLVLGSSSVTLYEMTKAFSELGRLGKRTRPMLIHKVTDADGKTILENVSLDARFEKEMKPYEEDFENRRKEYLQLVSEPAKLEEFKKKDPKKAALAENLFFQDPDQLIKPTTAFVMTSLLRGVVEDKNGTGARARALGREVAGKTGTTNNYYDAWFIGYTPQIATGVWVGFDKEKSLGKGEVGGRSALPIWVDYMKAAHEGLPQVTFPVPDGIVFANIDSETGKLANASTKNILRQAFVEGTEPTAASSKQEEATDFYKQDLSE, from the coding sequence GTGTTAAAAAAAATCATCCTGGCATTCGTCGCTCTCTGTGTTCTTGGTGTTGTCGGCGCCGTTCTTGCCTATCAATCTGTTAAAGCAAGTCTTCCGCAAATCATCACTGTTCAAGATTATAAGCCACAACTGGTAAGTCAGGTTTATGATCGCAATGGCAAAAAAATTGGTGAGTTCCTTAATCAGAAACGCACACTGGTAACTTACGATAAAATTCCCAAAGATCTGGTGCATGCATTCTTAGCGGCCGAGGACGATCAGTTCTTCCAGCATAAAGGGATTAATCCCCAGGCGATTTTCCGTGCGGCTCTTGCCAACCTTCGCGCAGGTCGTTCGGTGCAAGGTGGTTCTACGATCACACAGCAGGTTGCTAAAACCCTGATGCTGACTTCGGAAAAAACCCTGACCCGTAAACTTCGCGACATCATGCTTGCGATGGAAATGGAAAAAAACCTTAAGAAAGAAGACATCCTGTTTCTTTACCTGAATCAGATTTATTTCGGTGAGGGCGCTTACGGTGTTGAACAAGCGGCACAAACTTATTATCGCAAACCCGTTTCAAAATTAACTTTGCCAGAGATGGCCATCCTTGCGGGTCTGCCTCAAGCTCCGAGCGCTTACAGTCCGGTTCGTAATCCACTGCGCGCCAAAGAAAGACAAACTTACGTGCTTCGCCGTATGGCTGAAGTTGGCTTCATCACTAAAGAGCAATCGGATAAAGCCATCAAAGAACCCGTTAAAGTTTTTGTTCGCGAGAACTACGAAGAGTACGCTCCGTTTTACCTAGAAACTGTTCGCCAAATGTTGGTTGCACAAATTGGCGCAGACATGGTTTTAAATAAGGGTCTTCGCATCTACACCAGCCTTGATCTTCAAAAACAGTTAGCAGCCCAAGAGTCTGTGATGGCCGGACTTAAGAGTTTGGATAAACGTCAGGGCTTTCGCGGACCGATCAAGAATCTTTCTTCTGAAGACGACATAGAAAAATTCCTGACGGATGAGCGTAAAAAACTTATCGGGGAATCAACTCCTGAACGTACGATTCTTCCCGATGGTAAATTTGCGGACCTCGTTCCTAAAGTGGATGAAAAAGCCGCGAAGGAACACCCGCTTCTGCCTTCATACATCAAACTTAAGGACTCTGTTCAAGGGGTTGTTCAAGCTGTAGATGACGCTGCGGGCTTGGTTTACGTTAAAATTGCTGATACTCAAGGGTTGATTGATTTCGATTCGATGACTTGGGCACGTAAACCCGATTCCGATAAGCGCTATGATTTAAGTACCATTAAGAAACCGTCTGATGCTTTAAAGAAAGGCGATGTGATCTTAGTGAAGGTGACTGCTGATAAGTTCTCTCCTTCTAAAAACGTAACTCCGAAAAAAGGCGCTGCTGAAGTAAAACTTCCAGATTTCAACAAGTATGTGGATTTGGAGTTGGATCAGGAGCCGTTGGTAGAAGGAGCACTTCTTTCCTTCGATCAGGATTCTCAAGACGTATTAGCGATGGTGGGTGGAACAAGCTTTGCGAAAAGTGAATTCAACCGTGCGATTCAAGCTCCCCGTCAAACCGGTTCTTCATTTAAGTCTATCGTCTATGCTTCCGCACTGGATAAGGGCTACAACCCAGCGACTCCGATCATGGATGCTCCTCTAGTGTTTGAAGGCTCTGCTGGTGATGAAGAAGGTCAAGGTGATGCCAAGGAATCCAAAGCCTGGAAGCCAGCGAATCACTCGAAAAGTTTCGGTGGTGATATCATCGTTCGAAATGCACTTTCTCAATCTTTGAATATCCCGGCTGTTAAAGTAATCGAAGATGTTGGTGTCCCTTGGGCCATCGAATATTCTCATCGTTTGGGATTATTCAGTCCGCTAAATCCTGACTTTACATTGGTTCTGGGTTCATCAAGTGTGACCTTATACGAAATGACAAAGGCCTTTTCAGAATTGGGTCGCTTGGGTAAACGCACTCGCCCAATGCTGATTCACAAAGTGACTGATGCTGATGGCAAAACGATTTTAGAAAACGTGTCTTTGGACGCGCGCTTTGAAAAAGAGATGAAACCATACGAGGAAGATTTTGAAAACCGTCGCAAAGAATATTTGCAACTTGTTTCTGAGCCCGCAAAATTGGAAGAGTTTAAAAAGAAAGATCCTAAGAAAGCGGCTTTGGCTGAAAACTTGTTCTTCCAGGATCCTGATCAATTGATCAAGCCGACAACCGCATTTGTCATGACATCCCTTCTTCGTGGAGTGGTTGAAGACAAGAACGGTACGGGCGCAAGAGCTCGTGCTTTGGGTCGCGAAGTTGCTGGTAAAACCGGAACGACGAACAATTACTATGACGCGTGGTTCATTGGATATACTCCACAAATCGCAACTGGTGTGTGGGTGGGCTTTGACAAAGAGAAAAGTCTAGGTAAAGGCGAGGTGGGTGGCCGCTCCGCATTGCCAATTTGGGTAGATTACATGAAAGCAGCCCATGAAGGACTTCCCCAAGTGACTTTCCCAGTACCAGATGGTATCGTGTTTGCGAATATTGACAGTGAAACTGGCAAACTTGCAAATGCATCAACAAAAAATATTCTGCGCCAGGCCTTCGTTGAAGGAACAGAACCGACTGCTGCTTCCAGTAAGCAAGAAGAAGCAACAGACTTTTACAAACAGGATTTGTCTGAGTGA
- a CDS encoding sigma 54-interacting transcriptional regulator, with protein MINWDEFEHIHVIKKLKHILSAWWNIDVVFTDERGTLRGFDSGKAGFNNPAIAALMNKEAGQASVAELVTKSLDDLRTSQNRFSLRKWDMVGFDVGVFPIMIENDCVGTVVAMGFFREANFSSRMTEIRERLAAFGMSGEVIEKCLGKLKFMDDHERTHFTEVCELVAQEIVTLHLEISSREDRIKELNKELGNRFKYDNMIGKSKPMQSLYALLDKIKGADSTVLVQGENGTGKELIAKSIHYNSHRKDKPFVIQNCSAFNDNLLESELFGHVKGSFTGALKDKKGLFEMADKGTFFLDEIGDTSPQMQVKLLRVLQEGTFTPVGATEMRKVDVRIVAATNRNLKEMVEQGTFREDLYYRLNVINIRVPPLRERKEDIPFLTDFFLNKIHEAQGGVKHQLTKRALEKLYDYPWPGNVRELQNEIERLCVLSGEESKLMGELLSPKILEAGEKNKVQGSRLQGKLKDALEDLEREMIREGLRRTGWNKSKLAKELGISRAGLIMKVEKYGLDKRKIARA; from the coding sequence ATGATTAATTGGGATGAGTTTGAACATATACATGTTATTAAAAAACTCAAACATATCCTTAGCGCATGGTGGAACATTGACGTTGTATTCACTGATGAGCGCGGGACACTTAGAGGGTTCGACTCCGGTAAAGCGGGCTTCAACAATCCTGCTATTGCAGCTTTGATGAATAAAGAAGCTGGCCAAGCTAGCGTTGCTGAGCTTGTAACTAAATCACTTGATGATCTTCGTACTTCTCAAAACCGCTTCTCCCTGCGCAAATGGGACATGGTTGGTTTCGACGTAGGTGTCTTCCCAATCATGATCGAAAATGATTGCGTTGGTACGGTTGTGGCGATGGGCTTCTTCCGCGAAGCGAATTTCTCTTCTCGTATGACAGAAATTCGTGAGCGTCTAGCAGCTTTCGGTATGTCTGGCGAAGTGATTGAAAAATGCTTGGGTAAATTGAAATTCATGGATGACCATGAGCGCACACACTTCACTGAGGTTTGTGAATTGGTTGCTCAAGAGATCGTGACTCTTCACCTTGAGATCTCTTCTCGTGAAGATCGCATCAAAGAATTGAATAAAGAGCTTGGTAACAGATTTAAATACGACAACATGATCGGTAAATCCAAACCAATGCAATCTCTGTACGCTTTGCTTGATAAAATCAAGGGTGCAGATTCAACAGTTCTTGTTCAAGGTGAAAACGGTACGGGTAAAGAGTTGATCGCTAAATCGATCCACTATAACTCTCACCGCAAAGACAAGCCGTTTGTTATTCAAAACTGTTCTGCATTCAATGACAACTTGTTGGAATCAGAATTGTTCGGTCACGTGAAGGGTTCATTTACCGGCGCTTTGAAGGACAAAAAAGGTCTTTTCGAAATGGCCGACAAAGGAACTTTCTTCCTGGATGAGATCGGTGATACATCTCCACAAATGCAAGTTAAGCTTCTTCGCGTATTGCAAGAAGGCACTTTCACTCCAGTTGGTGCGACTGAAATGAGAAAAGTTGACGTTCGTATCGTTGCGGCGACGAACAGAAACCTTAAAGAGATGGTCGAGCAAGGTACATTCCGTGAAGACTTGTACTATCGTTTGAATGTTATCAACATCCGCGTTCCGCCTCTTCGCGAGCGTAAAGAAGACATCCCGTTCTTGACGGATTTTTTCTTGAACAAAATCCATGAAGCTCAAGGTGGTGTAAAACACCAATTGACGAAACGTGCTCTTGAAAAATTGTACGACTATCCATGGCCAGGTAACGTTCGTGAATTGCAAAATGAAATTGAAAGACTTTGTGTTCTTTCCGGCGAAGAATCAAAATTGATGGGTGAATTGCTTTCCCCAAAAATTTTGGAAGCTGGTGAGAAAAATAAAGTTCAAGGTTCCCGTTTGCAAGGTAAGTTGAAAGACGCTTTGGAAGATCTAGAGCGCGAAATGATCCGTGAGGGTCTTCGCCGCACAGGTTGGAACAAATCGAAACTTGCTAAAGAATTGGGTATCAGTCGTGCAGGTCTTATCATGAAAGTCGAAAAATACGGCTTGGATAAGCGTAAGATCGCTCGCGCATAA
- a CDS encoding ABC transporter ATP-binding protein: protein MLPEIKKLVAEIKPHKSRMTVVAITGILNALATARVALLTKVLFDALSANNQQELMKQVPIVIGLGFIQALSRYYHIYNMNYISEAVVTRIREKLQYKFMTLNLSFHNNYAAGSGGLISRILNDIKTIQDGLRVIADIFLYPLLLVGLLINLIIIDWKLTLSVLIIAPVIGIILKSIARSMRKYIPREREALEYMTSTIKESLDGVRVIQSFNLEKDMAKKLEDQGANYLSIRKTVYKRQEASGPATEFIATALIPMILIYNSYEIAAGRGTAGNIIGFIASLLMINAPIKKIQEAYVRIQEVVISVRRIFEIIDNPSEVPQTANPVAFPKDWKKIVYKDVSFAYGKEMILKNVNLEINRGEVVALVGASGSGKSTIVNLLERFFDATSGEILIDGVNIRDIGLVELRRNIALVTQDVFLFSDTIEKNIWAGDYNRDREDVQKMAKLANAHDFIMKTPQGYQSRVGDRGNLLSGGEKQRVSIARAMFKDAPVLILDEATSALDTASEIEVQKGLDHLMEGRTALVIAHRLSTIQKADKIVVMRAGEIVEIGTHASLLSLKGEYHNFHSLQHN from the coding sequence ATGCTACCTGAAATCAAAAAGTTAGTTGCAGAAATTAAACCTCACAAAAGCAGAATGACTGTGGTGGCAATTACGGGAATCCTGAATGCCCTAGCAACAGCTCGCGTAGCCTTACTAACTAAAGTCCTTTTCGACGCACTTTCTGCGAACAATCAGCAAGAATTGATGAAACAAGTACCCATCGTTATTGGTCTTGGCTTCATTCAAGCGCTCTCTCGTTACTACCATATCTACAACATGAATTATATTTCTGAAGCCGTGGTCACCCGCATCCGCGAAAAACTTCAATACAAATTCATGACCTTAAACTTGTCGTTCCATAATAACTACGCAGCAGGTTCTGGTGGTTTGATCAGCCGGATTTTGAATGACATTAAAACAATTCAAGATGGCTTGCGTGTTATCGCCGATATTTTCCTGTATCCATTATTGCTTGTTGGCTTGCTGATCAATTTGATTATCATCGACTGGAAGCTGACTCTTTCTGTTCTTATCATCGCACCGGTGATCGGAATTATCTTGAAGTCCATCGCACGAAGCATGCGCAAGTATATTCCCCGCGAACGTGAAGCTCTGGAATACATGACATCCACAATCAAAGAAAGCCTGGACGGCGTTCGTGTTATTCAGTCATTCAATCTTGAAAAAGACATGGCTAAGAAATTGGAAGATCAGGGCGCAAACTATCTTTCCATCCGTAAGACCGTTTACAAACGTCAAGAGGCTTCGGGCCCTGCGACTGAATTTATCGCGACAGCCCTAATTCCGATGATCTTGATCTACAACAGTTACGAAATCGCCGCTGGCCGTGGCACTGCCGGTAATATTATTGGTTTCATCGCCTCGTTGTTGATGATCAATGCTCCGATTAAAAAAATTCAGGAAGCTTACGTGCGTATCCAAGAAGTCGTCATTTCAGTTCGTCGTATTTTTGAAATCATCGACAACCCTTCCGAAGTTCCTCAAACTGCCAATCCAGTTGCCTTCCCTAAGGACTGGAAAAAAATTGTTTATAAAGACGTGAGCTTTGCGTATGGCAAGGAAATGATTCTTAAGAATGTAAACCTTGAAATCAATCGCGGCGAAGTGGTTGCCTTAGTCGGCGCCAGCGGCAGCGGTAAATCTACGATCGTCAATTTGCTTGAAAGATTTTTCGATGCCACATCTGGTGAAATTCTGATTGATGGCGTGAACATCAGAGACATTGGCTTGGTTGAACTTCGCCGCAATATCGCCTTGGTAACTCAAGACGTGTTCTTGTTCAGCGATACAATCGAAAAGAATATCTGGGCCGGTGATTATAACCGTGACCGTGAAGACGTTCAGAAAATGGCGAAACTTGCCAACGCCCATGACTTCATCATGAAAACTCCTCAAGGCTATCAAAGCCGCGTGGGAGATCGCGGAAACTTGCTTTCAGGTGGAGAAAAACAACGTGTGAGTATTGCGCGCGCGATGTTCAAAGATGCACCAGTCTTGATTCTGGATGAAGCGACAAGCGCACTGGATACTGCCAGTGAAATTGAAGTTCAAAAAGGCCTTGATCACTTGATGGAAGGTCGTACGGCTTTGGTGATTGCTCACCGTCTGTCGACAATCCAAAAAGCAGATAAAATCGTCGTGATGAGAGCCGGCGAAATCGTGGAAATTGGCACTCATGCAAGCCTTCTTTCACTAAAAGGCGAGTACCATAACTTCCACAGCCTTCAGCACAACTAA
- the uvrA gene encoding excinuclease ABC subunit UvrA, with amino-acid sequence MKQNNLKNIEVKVPVGKMTVICGPSGSGKSSLAFETLFAEGQRRFIESMSNYARQFLNKAPKPDIEGISNIPPAISIEQKNTVKSSRSTVGTTTEIIDYLRLLYEKIGKSYCPTHGCPTEKESVTEATSKVINEFSGKRGYILVEISENGRVAQAKKLHSLLLQDGYLRIYIPKVQPSVKPVAIKKATLKKTKTKGAVKKTVEEVISIPIAPSGLTNEEMGTVVEIGDPAAIKKGLPKETFYLIIDRMSFNEDERGRIADSMTQAYEASIKYNSNLISRKATVLTTEGQRLQVSEESSCPICGYTPPPLTSRLFSFNSPIGACPTCKGFGNILDVDEAKVVPNPAMSLAQGALSPFWMPSAAHEKKQLLAYCKKAKIDIHTPWQDLPKAHREVIWNGDDDFFGVRGLFEYLDQIKYKMHVRVFIARFRSPFLCPTCKGARLREEANHVLVGSANINELSSMIIEDLNAFFQKIELPPHQVEVAGEILKQIRSRLEFLMRVGVHYLSLNRETRTLSGGEYQRLILANQLGMGLSQALYVLDEPTVGLHPRDNDRLISILKDLKELGNTLVIVEHDHDVIKASENIIEMGPGSGYLGGEVVYSGPTKEFYKYDKSNTVPYLLDNKHSANLRTIRPVDIDTYKVKIELKGAKGHNLKNLDVVFPLNRLVTVTGVSGSGKSTLISKTLYPALARALDIEYLPAQEYGGIEGVDHIKNVLLIDQSPIGKSARSSPITYLKAFDAIRTIMATTPESQARGYTPGTFSLNVDGGRCPACKGTGFEEIDMMFMDNVVIPCDVCDGKKYRNEILEIQYKNKNVSEILAMTVNEAMNFFVAHPNIRKPLSVLKEVGLDYLQLGQPANSLSGGESQRLKIAKELSQVQQKATLYILDEPTTGLHFREVDLLMKVLNKLIESGGSVVVVEHNLDVIRGSDYVIDLGPEAGKKGGNIVAQGSPDDIIKAKKSLTGQYLKRYIDGNA; translated from the coding sequence GTGAAACAGAACAATCTTAAGAACATCGAGGTCAAGGTCCCAGTTGGTAAAATGACTGTGATCTGTGGCCCGAGTGGTTCAGGGAAATCCTCTCTGGCGTTTGAAACTTTATTCGCCGAAGGTCAACGCCGCTTTATCGAGAGCATGTCAAACTATGCTCGTCAGTTTCTAAATAAAGCACCTAAGCCTGATATCGAAGGCATTAGCAATATTCCGCCAGCAATTTCGATTGAACAAAAAAACACGGTGAAAAGTTCCCGCTCTACTGTTGGAACAACAACTGAGATCATCGATTACTTGCGCCTGCTTTACGAAAAAATCGGTAAGTCCTATTGCCCGACACATGGGTGCCCTACTGAAAAAGAAAGTGTCACTGAAGCCACTTCCAAGGTGATTAATGAGTTCAGTGGTAAACGTGGCTACATTCTGGTTGAGATCTCTGAAAACGGTCGTGTAGCACAAGCCAAGAAACTGCACTCCTTGCTTTTGCAGGACGGTTACTTGCGTATCTATATTCCTAAAGTTCAACCCTCGGTAAAACCCGTTGCCATTAAAAAAGCCACTCTTAAAAAAACCAAAACCAAGGGTGCTGTTAAAAAGACTGTCGAAGAAGTTATTAGCATTCCCATCGCTCCCTCTGGTTTAACCAATGAGGAAATGGGAACTGTTGTTGAGATCGGCGATCCCGCTGCTATTAAGAAAGGACTTCCTAAAGAGACGTTCTATCTGATCATCGATCGCATGAGTTTCAATGAAGACGAACGGGGTCGCATTGCAGACTCGATGACTCAAGCTTATGAGGCGAGCATCAAATACAATTCAAATTTGATTTCTCGAAAAGCCACGGTTCTTACGACTGAGGGCCAACGCCTGCAGGTCAGCGAAGAGTCCTCGTGCCCGATTTGTGGTTACACTCCTCCGCCATTGACTTCACGTTTATTCAGCTTCAATTCACCGATTGGTGCGTGCCCAACTTGTAAAGGTTTTGGAAATATTTTGGATGTCGACGAAGCCAAAGTAGTTCCAAACCCTGCGATGAGTTTAGCCCAAGGAGCTCTTTCACCTTTCTGGATGCCAAGTGCTGCCCATGAAAAAAAGCAGCTTCTGGCTTACTGTAAAAAGGCTAAAATCGACATTCACACTCCTTGGCAGGATTTGCCGAAAGCTCACCGTGAAGTGATCTGGAATGGTGACGACGATTTCTTTGGTGTACGTGGATTATTCGAGTACTTAGATCAAATTAAATACAAAATGCATGTTCGTGTGTTCATTGCACGCTTCCGTAGTCCTTTCTTGTGTCCGACTTGCAAGGGTGCGCGACTGCGTGAAGAAGCGAATCATGTTTTGGTGGGTAGCGCGAACATCAACGAACTGTCTTCGATGATTATCGAAGATTTGAATGCGTTCTTCCAAAAAATTGAACTTCCCCCCCATCAGGTTGAGGTTGCCGGTGAAATTCTAAAGCAAATCCGTTCGCGCCTTGAATTTCTGATGCGCGTGGGCGTGCACTACTTGTCACTGAACCGTGAAACCAGAACCTTATCTGGTGGTGAATACCAACGTTTGATTTTGGCAAATCAGCTGGGCATGGGACTATCGCAGGCACTTTACGTGTTAGATGAACCGACAGTTGGTCTACATCCACGTGACAATGATCGCCTGATTTCAATTCTTAAAGACTTAAAAGAGCTCGGTAACACTCTGGTCATCGTTGAACATGATCATGATGTGATTAAAGCCAGCGAAAATATTATCGAGATGGGTCCTGGATCTGGATATCTTGGTGGAGAAGTCGTTTACTCTGGCCCCACTAAGGAATTTTACAAATATGACAAATCCAACACAGTTCCATATTTATTAGACAATAAGCATTCTGCAAATTTGCGTACGATTCGTCCGGTGGATATCGATACTTACAAAGTAAAAATCGAACTTAAAGGCGCCAAGGGACATAATCTAAAAAACCTAGATGTCGTCTTTCCTTTGAATCGTCTAGTTACTGTGACGGGTGTCAGTGGTTCGGGTAAATCGACTTTAATTTCAAAAACACTGTATCCCGCTTTAGCGCGGGCTCTGGATATTGAATATCTTCCGGCACAAGAGTACGGCGGCATCGAGGGTGTTGATCACATCAAGAATGTCTTGTTGATTGACCAATCCCCTATCGGTAAATCTGCGCGCAGTTCGCCGATCACTTACCTTAAAGCATTTGATGCGATTCGCACAATTATGGCGACGACGCCTGAATCTCAAGCGCGTGGTTACACTCCAGGAACATTCAGTTTGAACGTGGATGGCGGTCGTTGCCCTGCTTGCAAGGGAACAGGCTTTGAAGAAATCGATATGATGTTCATGGATAACGTCGTGATCCCGTGTGACGTTTGCGATGGAAAAAAATATCGCAATGAAATTCTGGAAATTCAGTACAAGAATAAAAATGTCTCTGAAATTCTGGCAATGACAGTTAATGAAGCGATGAATTTCTTTGTGGCTCACCCGAACATTCGTAAGCCTTTATCTGTCTTAAAAGAAGTGGGTCTTGATTACCTGCAGCTAGGTCAACCTGCGAACTCTCTGAGCGGTGGTGAATCTCAACGTCTGAAAATCGCTAAAGAGCTGTCTCAGGTCCAACAAAAGGCCACCCTGTATATTTTGGATGAACCAACCACGGGACTTCATTTCCGCGAGGTCGACTTGCTAATGAAAGTCCTCAATAAGCTTATAGAATCAGGCGGCAGCGTCGTTGTGGTAGAGCACAACTTGGATGTGATCCGTGGCTCTGATTATGTTATTGACCTCGGCCCCGAAGCGGGTAAAAAAGGCGGTAATATTGTTGCCCAAGGGTCCCCTGATGACATCATCAAGGCCAAAAAGAGTCTGACGGGGCAATACTTAAAACGCTATATCGACGGGAATGCATAA
- the mscL gene encoding large conductance mechanosensitive channel protein MscL — translation MMKEFKTFLMRGNVLDLAVGIIIGAAFTKIVGSFVSDMLMPVLSLGMGKIDFSNLFVALNGESYATLAAAKAAGAATLNYGVFLNAVIDFVIVAFAIFMIVKAANRFKKTEEATTSTKPCPECLTTIPLAARKCSACGSLQTSGSITGKTSSMNV, via the coding sequence ATGATGAAGGAATTTAAGACCTTTTTAATGAGAGGGAACGTTTTAGACTTGGCAGTCGGTATCATCATCGGTGCCGCCTTCACTAAAATCGTAGGCTCATTTGTCAGCGATATGTTGATGCCAGTTTTAAGTTTGGGCATGGGCAAAATCGATTTCTCGAATCTGTTTGTCGCACTGAATGGTGAATCTTATGCAACTTTAGCAGCAGCTAAAGCTGCTGGGGCGGCCACTCTTAATTATGGCGTCTTTCTGAATGCAGTTATTGATTTCGTGATTGTTGCTTTTGCAATTTTCATGATCGTAAAAGCGGCAAATCGCTTCAAAAAAACAGAGGAAGCAACTACCTCAACGAAGCCCTGTCCTGAATGTTTGACGACGATTCCCCTTGCGGCACGCAAATGTTCTGCTTGCGGAAGTTTGCAAACAAGTGGCTCGATAACTGGAAAAACGTCCTCGATGAACGTCTAG